One part of the Desulfovibrio aminophilus DSM 12254 genome encodes these proteins:
- the flhB gene encoding flagellar biosynthesis protein FlhB produces MAQQDPSKTEKATPKRRRKVRDEGNVPKGAEMGKTMTLLAGVIALRYLVEFYYKELSSIFRWFLTGGMFQELTQSSAYELFLWSIQRMALLMLPLMLILAFVAWLTLRLQVGKLWSPKVFKPKFGKIFNIFAGIKRLMFSPQALVRFARSMLQAAVVAIAPYIVIRQEFPNFLPLFYAAPEGLAAYILGSAYKMVCYALVPMMLIAIADLWYTRWNYEEQIKMTKNEIKDERRQAEGDPQVKAEQRQKMMNMMAKRMLADVPKADVVVTNPTHIAVALSYNVMEAPAPRVLAKGLDHLAEKIKEVAREHDIPIRENKPLAQALYKQVEIGEMIPEELYQAVAALLARLDRFKKSKR; encoded by the coding sequence ATGGCGCAACAAGATCCGAGCAAGACAGAAAAAGCCACGCCGAAGAGGCGCAGGAAAGTCCGCGATGAGGGCAACGTCCCCAAGGGCGCGGAGATGGGCAAGACCATGACCCTGCTCGCCGGGGTCATCGCCCTGCGCTATCTCGTGGAATTTTATTACAAGGAGCTGTCCTCCATCTTCCGTTGGTTCCTGACGGGCGGCATGTTCCAGGAACTGACCCAGTCGTCCGCCTACGAGCTGTTTCTCTGGAGCATCCAACGGATGGCCCTGCTCATGCTCCCGCTCATGCTCATCCTGGCCTTCGTGGCCTGGCTCACCTTGCGCCTGCAGGTCGGCAAGCTCTGGAGCCCCAAGGTCTTCAAACCGAAATTTGGTAAAATATTTAATATATTCGCCGGTATAAAACGTCTCATGTTCAGTCCCCAAGCCCTGGTCCGCTTCGCCCGCAGCATGCTCCAGGCCGCAGTGGTCGCCATCGCCCCGTACATCGTCATCCGGCAGGAGTTTCCCAACTTCCTGCCGTTGTTCTATGCCGCTCCCGAGGGTCTCGCCGCCTACATCCTGGGCTCGGCCTACAAGATGGTCTGTTACGCCCTGGTTCCGATGATGCTCATCGCCATCGCCGACCTCTGGTACACGCGCTGGAACTACGAAGAACAGATCAAGATGACCAAGAACGAGATCAAGGACGAGCGCCGCCAAGCCGAGGGCGATCCCCAGGTCAAGGCCGAACAACGCCAGAAGATGATGAACATGATGGCCAAGCGCATGCTGGCCGACGTGCCCAAGGCCGACGTGGTGGTGACCAACCCCACGCACATCGCCGTGGCCCTGAGCTACAACGTCATGGAGGCTCCCGCCCCCCGGGTTCTGGCCAAGGGTCTGGATCACTTGGCCGAGAAGATCAAGGAAGTCGCCCGCGAGCACGACATCCCCATCCGCGAGAACAAGCCCTTGGCACAGGCTTTGTATAAGCAGGTGGAAATCGGGGAGATGATCCCCGAGGAGCTGTACCAGGCCGTGGCCGCCCTGCTCGCCCGCCTGGACCGTTTCAAGAAAAGCAAGCGCTGA
- a CDS encoding tRNA lysidine(34) synthetase, with product MSKFGKLTYAQKKCVALVGLCMQRTGMLRPGDRIGVAVSGGVDSFVLLKTLLIRQAIVPFPFEIMALHVNPGFSPDSHQALTDWCATEGVALHAELTDFGPRAHSPENRKNSPCFYCAMLRRKRLFRLCQDYGMTHLAFGHNADDLVVTTFMNLLQNGRSDGLSIREDFFEGRLQVVRPALLVEKGFIRAAARQWGLPIWANDCPSNGNTRRDEMRTWLQELWAHDKAFRVNTFNGLTRKQLDLTST from the coding sequence ATGTCGAAATTCGGAAAACTCACTTACGCCCAAAAAAAGTGCGTCGCGCTGGTGGGACTATGCATGCAGCGCACGGGCATGCTGCGCCCGGGCGACCGGATCGGCGTGGCCGTATCCGGCGGGGTGGACAGCTTCGTCCTGCTCAAGACCCTGCTCATCCGCCAAGCCATCGTACCCTTTCCTTTCGAAATCATGGCCCTGCACGTGAACCCGGGGTTCTCCCCGGACAGCCACCAGGCCTTGACGGACTGGTGCGCGACGGAAGGCGTGGCTCTGCATGCGGAACTCACGGACTTCGGCCCCCGCGCCCACTCCCCGGAGAACCGCAAGAATTCCCCCTGCTTTTATTGCGCCATGCTGCGCCGCAAACGTCTGTTCCGCCTCTGCCAGGACTACGGCATGACCCACCTGGCCTTCGGGCACAACGCCGACGATCTGGTGGTGACCACCTTCATGAATCTGCTGCAGAACGGCCGATCCGACGGCCTGTCCATCCGCGAGGATTTCTTCGAGGGCCGCCTCCAGGTCGTCCGTCCGGCGCTCCTTGTGGAGAAAGGTTTCATCCGGGCCGCCGCCCGGCAGTGGGGTCTGCCGATCTGGGCCAACGACTGTCCCTCCAACGGCAACACCCGGCGCGACGAGATGCGCACTTGGCTCCAGGAGCTCTGGGCCCATGACAAGGCGTTCCGCGTCAACACCTTCAACGGGCTGACCCGCAAACAGCTCGACTTGACCTCGACCTGA
- a CDS encoding M23 family metallopeptidase, producing the protein MLFKKYHIVVFKDKRGSCSKLQLRGWTLFTLILILAGLTAGNVFLLRYYYSHERLQRDLELSERTLQEQKTQLLSLSQKITSLQKNLTRIRDFDSKLRVMINLDQDNAQAMTAKGGSVTTDFSKGYLPLHRHELLARKMHGFLEQLNVDAKLEEVRQQDVLLKIESNSGILLSTPSVWPTDGWVTSSFGNRKSPFTGQEEFHRGLDISAARGTPVYAPASGRVVAADKDGSNGLTMVLAHSPSLTTRYAHLQRFAVKAGDVVKRGDLIAYVGDTGRSTGPHLHYEVLLAGVPQNPLHYILN; encoded by the coding sequence ATGCTTTTCAAGAAATACCACATCGTCGTTTTCAAGGACAAACGAGGTAGTTGCAGCAAGCTTCAGCTCCGGGGGTGGACGCTCTTCACCCTCATCCTCATCCTGGCGGGCCTCACCGCCGGGAACGTCTTCCTTCTCCGCTACTATTACAGCCACGAACGCCTTCAGCGCGACCTTGAGCTATCCGAAAGAACCCTCCAGGAGCAGAAAACACAGCTTCTGAGCCTTTCCCAAAAAATCACCAGCCTTCAGAAGAATCTCACTCGAATCCGCGATTTCGACTCCAAGCTCCGGGTCATGATCAACCTGGACCAGGACAACGCCCAGGCCATGACCGCCAAGGGCGGCTCCGTGACCACCGACTTCTCCAAGGGCTATCTCCCGCTGCATCGCCACGAGCTCCTGGCCCGCAAGATGCATGGCTTCCTGGAACAGTTGAACGTGGACGCCAAGCTGGAGGAGGTCCGCCAGCAGGACGTCCTGCTCAAGATCGAATCCAACTCCGGCATCCTGCTCTCCACGCCTTCGGTCTGGCCCACGGACGGCTGGGTCACCTCCAGTTTCGGCAACCGCAAGTCGCCCTTCACCGGTCAGGAAGAATTCCACCGGGGCCTGGACATCTCCGCGGCCCGCGGCACACCGGTCTATGCGCCGGCCTCGGGCCGGGTGGTGGCGGCCGACAAGGACGGCTCCAACGGCCTGACCATGGTGCTGGCCCATTCGCCCAGCTTGACCACCCGCTACGCACACCTTCAGCGGTTCGCCGTAAAGGCGGGAGACGTGGTCAAACGCGGCGACCTGATCGCCTACGTCGGCGACACCGGACGCAGCACCGGCCCGCATCTGCACTACGAGGTGCTCCTGGCGGGGGTACCCCAGAACCCGTTGCACTACATCTTGAACTAG
- the flhA gene encoding flagellar biosynthesis protein FlhA has translation MSQANAKTAILDLDYGKFAKQGDVLLAGGVVTILFVMLVPLPTPFLDFMLSVSISLGLVVLVTSMFMTSPLEFSIFPSLLLVTTLLRLALNVASTRLILLHGDEGTSAAGTVIQSFGEFVVGGNYAIGIVIFFILFTLNKVVIVSGTTRIAEVAARFTLDAMPGKQMAIEADLNAGLIDEKEATKRRHMIRKEADFYGAMDGAGKFVSGDVKATMIITAINIVGGFFIGVLQKGMNWADAAETYTLLTIGDGLVSIIPSLITSTAAGIIVSRAAAEAKMGEEFLGQLTFHHRALRLVSGMLGLFSLVPGMPFLPFITLAGLVFFVSKLSAKFFGDTQKEEADKGLQSKTLDTPEEVQTLLPLDQLELEVGYGLIPLVDEEQNGNLLARIRSIRRQFALDMGVIIPSLHLRDNLQLKPGEYRVLVKGNPIASSEILIDHFLAMDPGDAKHRIQGVETVEPAFNLPAIWIPEAQKEEAMLAGYTVVDPSTVVATHLTEVFRRNLHEFLGRQEVQNLLDNLSKRAPKAVESLVPAVLSLGVVQKVLQNLVMEGVSIRDLLTIVETLADYGPASQDPTQLTEYVRARMGRTIIKPYLGTDNGLRFFTLNQTIDESLNGALRQAEHGAYLAMEPGLAQRIIRSISKTMDSVLAPDGQPVLLTNPQLRPHLAQLLLRFLPNLPVISQAEIPADVKIQSLAVVELS, from the coding sequence ATGTCCCAGGCCAACGCCAAAACCGCGATTCTCGACCTCGACTACGGCAAGTTCGCAAAACAGGGCGACGTCCTCTTGGCGGGCGGAGTGGTCACGATCCTCTTCGTGATGCTCGTGCCGCTGCCCACGCCCTTCCTCGATTTCATGCTCAGCGTGAGCATCTCCCTGGGGTTGGTGGTTCTGGTCACGTCCATGTTCATGACCTCGCCCCTGGAGTTCTCCATCTTCCCGTCCCTGCTGCTGGTGACCACCCTGCTCCGTCTGGCCCTGAACGTGGCCTCCACGCGCCTCATCCTGCTCCACGGCGACGAGGGCACCAGCGCGGCGGGTACGGTCATCCAAAGCTTCGGCGAGTTCGTGGTCGGCGGCAACTACGCCATCGGCATCGTCATCTTCTTCATCCTCTTCACCCTGAACAAGGTCGTCATCGTCTCGGGCACCACCCGCATCGCCGAAGTGGCGGCCCGCTTCACCCTGGACGCCATGCCGGGCAAACAGATGGCCATCGAGGCCGACCTCAACGCCGGGCTCATCGACGAAAAGGAAGCCACCAAGCGCCGCCACATGATCCGCAAGGAAGCCGACTTCTACGGAGCCATGGACGGCGCGGGCAAGTTCGTATCCGGAGACGTGAAGGCGACGATGATCATCACCGCCATCAACATCGTCGGCGGCTTCTTCATCGGCGTCCTGCAGAAGGGCATGAATTGGGCCGACGCGGCAGAAACCTACACCCTGCTGACCATCGGCGACGGACTGGTGTCCATCATCCCCTCGCTCATCACCTCCACCGCAGCGGGCATCATCGTCTCCCGCGCGGCGGCCGAAGCCAAGATGGGCGAGGAATTCCTGGGCCAGTTGACCTTCCACCACCGCGCCCTGCGCCTGGTCTCCGGCATGCTCGGCCTTTTCTCCCTGGTGCCCGGCATGCCCTTCCTGCCCTTCATCACGCTGGCCGGGCTGGTCTTCTTCGTGAGCAAGCTTTCGGCGAAGTTCTTCGGCGATACCCAGAAGGAGGAGGCCGACAAGGGACTTCAGTCCAAGACCCTGGACACCCCGGAGGAGGTGCAGACCCTCCTGCCCCTGGACCAGTTGGAGCTGGAGGTGGGTTACGGCCTGATCCCCCTGGTGGACGAGGAACAGAACGGCAACCTCCTGGCCCGCATCCGCTCAATCCGGCGCCAGTTCGCTCTGGACATGGGCGTGATCATCCCCTCCCTGCACCTGCGGGACAACCTCCAGCTCAAGCCCGGAGAATACCGCGTACTGGTCAAGGGCAACCCCATCGCCAGCTCGGAGATCCTCATCGACCACTTCCTGGCCATGGATCCCGGCGACGCCAAACACCGCATCCAGGGCGTGGAGACCGTGGAGCCCGCCTTCAACCTGCCCGCCATCTGGATCCCCGAAGCCCAGAAGGAAGAGGCCATGCTCGCCGGATACACCGTGGTGGACCCCTCCACCGTGGTGGCCACGCATCTCACCGAAGTCTTCCGGCGCAACCTGCATGAATTCCTGGGCCGCCAGGAAGTCCAGAACCTGCTGGACAACCTCTCCAAGCGCGCGCCCAAGGCCGTGGAGAGCCTGGTTCCCGCCGTCCTCTCCCTGGGCGTCGTGCAGAAGGTTCTCCAGAACCTGGTCATGGAAGGCGTGTCCATCCGCGACCTCCTGACCATAGTGGAAACCCTGGCCGACTACGGCCCCGCCAGCCAGGATCCCACGCAACTGACGGAATACGTCCGCGCCCGCATGGGACGGACCATCATCAAGCCTTACCTGGGCACGGACAACGGCCTGCGTTTCTTCACCCTGAACCAGACCATCGACGAAAGCCTCAACGGGGCCCTGCGTCAGGCCGAGCACGGCGCCTACCTGGCCATGGAACCGGGATTGGCCCAACGCATCATCCGGTCCATCAGCAAGACCATGGACTCGGTCCTGGCGCCGGACGGCCAGCCCGTGCTGCTGACCAACCCACAGCTCCGCCCGCATTTGGCTCAATTGCTCCTGCGTTTTCTCCCCAATCTGCCGGTGATCTCCCAGGCCGAGATCCCCGCCGACGTGAAGATTCAATCCCTGGCCGTCGTGGAGTTGAGCTAA
- the fliR gene encoding flagellar biosynthetic protein FliR → MNLFAYDPSTLLSFLLTLFRISVVLFLMPFFGGQGLPNTVKAALLIVLTLAVWPSLAFPGNLFPMDYWNLAVMLLGELLLGLTLGLVIRFLFAAVQTGGQIIGFQMGFAMVNVVDPDTGVSEAVTSHFLYMCSMLVFLALDGHLYLIKGLASTFRMVPPGQLFLSPTLTRQIFDFSGQMFFLAVKIAAPIIASLFLVDLSLALISKSAPQMHVLVLGFPIKLAVGFLFLTLLFQILSMVITDYVQGLDAVFMNMLQAMRPPSP, encoded by the coding sequence ATGAATCTCTTCGCCTACGATCCGTCGACCCTGTTGAGCTTTCTGCTCACCCTCTTCCGCATCAGCGTGGTGCTTTTCCTCATGCCCTTTTTCGGAGGCCAGGGACTGCCGAACACGGTCAAGGCGGCCCTGCTCATCGTCCTGACCCTGGCCGTCTGGCCCAGCCTCGCCTTTCCCGGGAACCTCTTCCCCATGGATTACTGGAACCTCGCGGTCATGCTCCTGGGGGAACTTCTGCTGGGCCTGACCCTGGGGCTCGTGATCCGCTTCCTCTTCGCGGCGGTCCAGACCGGAGGGCAGATCATCGGCTTCCAGATGGGCTTCGCCATGGTCAACGTCGTGGACCCCGACACCGGAGTCTCCGAGGCGGTCACCTCGCACTTCCTGTACATGTGCAGCATGCTCGTGTTCCTGGCCCTGGACGGACACCTCTACCTCATCAAGGGCTTGGCCTCCACCTTCCGCATGGTTCCTCCGGGCCAGCTCTTCCTCTCGCCGACGCTGACGCGGCAGATTTTCGACTTCTCCGGCCAGATGTTCTTCCTGGCCGTGAAGATCGCGGCCCCGATCATCGCCTCGCTGTTTCTCGTGGACCTGTCGTTGGCTCTCATCTCCAAGTCCGCTCCCCAAATGCACGTGCTGGTGCTGGGCTTCCCGATCAAGCTGGCCGTCGGGTTCCTTTTTCTGACGCTGCTCTTCCAGATCCTCTCGATGGTCATCACGGACTACGTGCAGGGACTGGACGCCGTGTTCATGAACATGCTCCAGGCCATGCGGCCGCCGTCGCCCTGA
- a CDS encoding flagellar biosynthesis protein FlhF, whose protein sequence is MHVKTYRGRSAKEALDQVKADLGDEAVILSNKTVADNGTRVCEITAAVERPILPHPSRTREEVLGEALAASEWSREWRQLKDQFLALMRPQMDLAALTPRQRLSLEYLEREGVEQDVLLAVYLRLREDPGLSILPVLESLTGVRPFESKKWPQKFHVMAGPHGAGKTTSLIRLALREKKRNPKARICLASADQCQGKGRVVLRHYAELSGLAFREVAGREDFACLVADARNFDRVFVDLPGLPAGTDLESWLGSRGMLHFEDMAVHLVLNPYYSPAQFRAFREKYASPALKSLIWTKLDEACTFGALINVPHESGLPVSALSFAPGLSGSLVPARGEMIWRLLFKHQLPAEGAAA, encoded by the coding sequence ATGCACGTGAAGACCTACAGAGGCCGCAGCGCCAAGGAAGCCTTGGACCAGGTCAAGGCCGACCTGGGAGACGAGGCCGTGATCCTTTCCAACAAGACCGTCGCGGACAACGGAACCCGTGTCTGCGAAATCACGGCGGCCGTGGAACGGCCGATCCTCCCGCACCCCTCCCGCACCCGCGAGGAGGTGCTGGGCGAAGCCCTGGCCGCTTCGGAGTGGTCGCGCGAGTGGCGCCAGCTCAAGGACCAATTTCTGGCCCTCATGCGGCCCCAGATGGACCTCGCCGCGCTCACGCCGCGCCAGCGCCTGAGCCTGGAATACCTGGAGCGCGAGGGGGTGGAGCAGGACGTGCTCCTGGCCGTGTACCTGCGCCTGCGCGAGGATCCCGGCCTGTCCATCCTGCCCGTGCTGGAAAGCCTCACCGGCGTGCGACCCTTCGAGTCAAAAAAATGGCCCCAAAAATTTCATGTCATGGCCGGCCCCCACGGCGCGGGCAAGACCACCTCGCTCATCCGTCTGGCCCTGCGCGAAAAGAAGCGCAACCCCAAGGCCCGCATCTGCCTCGCCTCAGCCGACCAGTGCCAGGGCAAGGGGCGGGTCGTACTCCGGCACTACGCCGAACTCTCCGGCTTGGCCTTCCGGGAGGTGGCCGGCCGCGAGGACTTCGCCTGCCTGGTGGCCGACGCCCGCAACTTCGACCGGGTCTTCGTGGACCTGCCCGGGCTTCCCGCCGGTACAGACCTGGAATCCTGGCTGGGATCACGCGGCATGCTCCATTTCGAGGACATGGCCGTGCATCTCGTGCTCAATCCCTACTACAGTCCGGCCCAGTTCCGGGCCTTCCGCGAAAAATACGCGAGCCCGGCCCTGAAAAGCCTCATCTGGACGAAACTCGATGAAGCCTGTACCTTCGGGGCACTGATCAACGTCCCGCACGAGAGTGGACTGCCCGTATCGGCCCTCTCCTTCGCGCCGGGGCTTTCGGGCAGCCTGGTGCCGGCTCGGGGCGAAATGATCTGGAGACTTCTGTTCAAGCACCAGCTGCCGGCTGAAGGCGCCGCCGCCTGA